Genomic segment of Bicyclus anynana chromosome 18, ilBicAnyn1.1, whole genome shotgun sequence:
CCCCATGTTCAAAGATGAAGAGCTAATCAAAAAGTTCCTTGCCATTCCCATGACAAATAACCAAAAATGTGAGCTATTTAGTTGTTAAAATgctaattacaaattataaatttttataactattgaTATGCATTAGTTatgacctgggcggcctgctaagcttctggagcgagctcggctagATGAAGTGAATCCAGCAGGAACCTACACCGAGGGACCCACGTACAACGgtcaatcacatggccaagtgcagaaatggcccagaagaaagaaagaagaaagatgCAATAGTTATATTAATTCACAAAACCTTTACCATTTTCTTGTCGGGTTGTTTGTCAAAATCCCTTTTTCTCAGGGACATTTAGAggttttatgaaattaataccatataaatatatatgtttccATCAAGTTTGATTTCAGACATTAATGCAGTCTGAATTGATGCTAGAATCTTCTATGTATTACTAGGTATacgcctattcactcttgctttgaaagtgtataaattataagtagcaggaaacacaaacgcttGATGGGCATTCCAATTTCTAAATTCCAAATATACTATCTACATCCCCTTGAAGCTGAAGCTTGAAAGAAATTCTACTTCTACGtaaacattacaataattaacctAATTTCTTATGCTATACTTCATCTTTCaatgaaaactgcatgaaaatttagccaaatatataaatataatagccaaacagatagacagttgaaatttatttattaaatttgccAACTAacaatgtgttttaaaatgtaatCTTTCAGGTAGAATGAGACAAACACTGAAAGACAGTCTCAAAGGCACCTCAGATGAATTAATGCCAGATGCCATATATTCATGGATACAGACTATAGTTAAAGAAAAAACTTCCCTGACAGTGcaagaattaaagaaaatacgtATTCTATATAACATGCTAAAAACTGCAGCAGAAGCAAAAACAACTGACaagaacaaaaacaaaaaaagtgatgtaaataaaaaaagaacagacGAAATGGATAATTTGATTGAAATGAAAGAAGCAAATAAAGATGAAGAAATTACTGACACAAATGTAACTGATGAGGAAAATGAAGgggttaaaaaacatttaaatttaccACTGGAAGTTGGTAAAGAACAAGTAAGAACTTTGATTATTCTTGACATTAATGTCTTTAAAGTTGCTCCCACAGTAAGTgtcaatccaaaaaaaaaacgcaaaaaaCGCAACAAAGTTacattatgtatattttgtactagcggacgcccgtgatcgtccgcccttagacatctttaatccagccctatcacAAAATTCTTAGGGGATacatactaactataaactacctccctgccaaatttcagctttgtatatCAAGTAAGGTAAACACTGGAcaaatatagtaattttttcttttcaagGTTGTGCAGAATTCGTCAGTAGACCAGTTTGGAGAGAGATTTGCCATCTTAAAAAATGAAGAGCTAATCAAAAAGTTCCTTGCTACCCCCATGACAAATAACCAAAAAGGTGAGCTATTTAGTtgttaaaatacaattttatttagaaaagaatatttgccattattattatcttttaaatatgaccaataaagattgtgggtacgacaatagcccCTTCACCATTGAGCTTTTGAggcttgatttttaaattttaaaatccaatagttttatatttttaactcacGAAACCCTTATAGGGTCATTTTcatatctgtctgtttgtcaaaATCCTTATTTTGAGGAACTTGTAGaggtttatataaaattaaaaccaaataaTTGAGTATGCAACCCCTGGagtctgaaaaaaatcaaacttccaAGTCAACATGGCAAAAGGTTGATTTTTTAAGTCATATATAGACTCTcccaattttgtaaaattttctcccaattttgtaaaatttctttattaatcAGCGATATTTGcatgaaaattcataatttcatgatatttaaatagaaaatcaCATTTGCCGACTGTGTTGTgatttaatatgtaatttttcagGTAGAATGAGACAAACTCTGAAAGACAGTTTCAAAGGAACCTCAGATGAATTACTGCCAGATGTCATATATTCTCGGATACAGACTATAGTTAAAGACACAGCTTCCCTGACAGATCCAGAACTAAGGAAAATACGTATTCTATATAACATGCTGAAAACTGCAGTGGAAACAAAAGCAACTGaagtgaaaaacaaaaaagcaaaaaacaaaaaaaagaaacataatgACAAAAGTGAAACTGAAACTGAAGTAAAAGAAGAAATAACAGATgaaatagaaaattttaatgtgattaaaaaagaagaaaataaaatagatgaAGAAATCACTGACACAAAAGTAGCTGTAGTAAAAAATGAAGGAGATGATAAACATTTAAAGATAGAAAAAGATAGGAAACAAGATAAAATAAAGGGCCCAAAAAGATATGTTGTGTTTGTAGGCAATTTACCTCTGGATGTTGATAAAGAACAAGTAAGAACCTTTGATTCTATTTTaacatgttttttattatactaaCGGACTTAAACATGcttaagttaaagttaaaaatatatattaaccagcggacgcccgctacttcgtccgcgtgaaacttgatgtaaactttcaattacctacctaccctaccctacccctcctcctacccctacccctactcctacccttaccccttcaattttttcatttttttttagtcataAGAACCTCCTGATAATAACAAACACAACACACGTGATGGCGTGAGCTAgagatatatggattcatttttatatttatagatgtaaatctttgctggtagggtaaAATCTTGTTTTGATCTAAGCCACTtgcttacagttcgtttcatataggatagtgcgggtgacagcttgtttcactcttgaaagttgtcgcgattcacgataatagtacgtattatgaaagtaatacaggtgactgtcaccgtacccatgctatctgagtAACACTTTAATaagacctgctggcctattcactattttgctctttattatttatctattaaaataaacttcaaatcaattgacaaaatgtcatttacccactctatgatatccaccagtaagcaccggatgacatttttacatagaatcatGTCATCAAAGATAGTCAATAAGCCTGCCAAAGAGCCAGCTTATAGATTATTAATTTCTAATTGACCTAAAATGGGTCCAAATTCAAACTCTTTTTGCCTTTATAAAGCAAAGCATGCAATTGAATGGCAATAATTCTTCAAAAGCaacatcttggtcttgaaaaaaaattttatatgtatgttttgatttaaaaaaaaataatatctatttacattttcagaTAATGAAACACTTCAatcaaataaaagataatattgtAGATGTGAGGATACCAAAGACGAAGGAAGGCCAAAAGAGCAGCATCGCTTATGTGGAGCTGAAGAATGAACTGTGCTATGAGGTGCGTAACGTAACAGAACATTGCTCGAGTTGTAACacttaggtttttttttattctttacaagttagcccttgtctacaatctcacctaatggtaagtgatggtgcaatctaagatggaagcgggctaacttgttaggaggcgaatgaaaatccacacctctttcggtgtctatacgacatcgtaccggaacgctaaatcgcttggtggtacgtctttgcccacggccgaagtctcccaccagccagacctggaccaattaagaaaacctcaatcggctcggccggggatcgaacccaggacctccgttttgcaaatccaccgcgcataccactgcgccacggaggccgtcagtagTTGAGATTACTAGTTACGCTATCGCAACTAGAACGTTTTTCACATTAGTGTACAGACTGGTAAGGTAGACTCTTACTAGGTAAACATAGAGCAAGTGAAGTATTTAGCAGACCTGACAAACCTTACCATAGGGGTGTTATGTTACCTACCTGTATCTTACACCACAGGAATTAGGTTACACCACAGGAATTGGGTTACACCACTGGAATTGggttacatataaaaataattgtgttagttacactatttataactcaagaacggctggataGATTTGGCTGGAAATTGCTGGAAAGGCAGCTTATAAAAAGGAGacgaacataggatacttagggtaaaGGTAGGAtcggcagtggcgtgcacttcttatatgcaaaaatgcactgtctaccctaaggactcaatacagatctatgttggaccacagaatacatagttggacaaggaattttccaattttcaattatagtgcataccctagttaaaaaccttgtgcacgccactgcaagGAAATTtccaatatttaattatagtgcatatcctagttaaaaaccttatgcacgccgctGAGGATAGAGATAGGGTAGAGTTGAGGTAGGATAGGAAtaaggtaggttaggggtaggataggggcgGGGTTGTACAGGGTTAGGGTAAGGTATAGGTAGAgctttacgcggacgaagtcgcgggcgttggTTAGTTACTACAAAAACAATGTTGAAGTATGGTTTCACGTTTCAGCTGGCGTTATCCAAACACCACTCGATGTTCGGCAACAAACGGCTCAACGTGCTCTACACCACACAGAAGGGCAGCAAGATTAGCAAGGCTGAAGCTAAGGTATGCGTGGAGAGACCAGGCAAGGCGATTGACACTCCACCAACTTTACAAAactgaacaaacaaaccaatctttaaaaaaaaacattttcaaaatcacacaaacaatctttaaaaattattttatttcaacaaaaaaaacttttgttgaaataaaataatgattttattctTAGGTAGGAATATCAAGAAATTTTTAGATAAACAAGAATATATAAATTGCCCgatagttaggttaggtagaCAATTGCATTTTCGTAAAATTAGTGCGAAAATAAGTATTACCttcaaaacataattttttcgttataagtcaaaaataaagtgccatctatgagcctcaggcgaAACTGCAACAGGTTCTAGTACACTTTTGTTTTAACTTTGTACTGACTCGTTAATCTATGGTTTCTCTAAAAAcaccatctactggtagtttaaaataacaaacactgttttatTATGCCTATAGATGGCAGCACCAGCAACATCGCCCGATTAAAAAAAGGAATGCTCATCTCCGGCCTAGGCCACCCCTAACCGCCCGGCAATTTGCTTAGGTCGTATATTTGCCGTAGAACTGtgataaaaatggttttttgcTTCAAGAAACATACATCTATTATTAACActataggctacttgcctcttttgtaaacagtgtttaaactgaattatggaagtattataagctatattttattttgtcccgtcaataataaccagtaaaaaatgtaatataaatgaaataatatctacgtaaaatttttgccgccgaaacacaacacattagcaagtgacgtcattcatagagataacagcgtgattgatTATATCaagtcaccgcaagcgccaatcacaaaccgatgccttgtagcgaatgacgttacaaggcatcgtattataaaaatattacaattacgagattattttcacaaataaaaatgtgattacaGTTTCTAGGCAGCTAtgtagttttgtacagcaggcgagtggcctattatttaaccagatccttatttttacatcatatcatctccatttacttttatacggtggtatacctgggttcccgggGCCGACGAAGTATGGGCCACTGGGCATTCCCCTTTTCGTAACCAACTTTCTCAAGTCAAGCATGCGTAAAgaatttttacttcaaaaatatatatatgtttttgttGTTCAGGGAAAGGCGGCTAAACTGGTGGCGCTGCAGAAGAGTGGCAAATTGGCGGGAAGCATACCCCTGAACAGGAAACGAAGCCAACGCCGTATGAAGGCGAAGAAGGCTCGTGCGAAGCTAGAAGCGGAAGCATAAACTCGATTGTGTtgtaattttaagatattaatgttttaatttaatcgtagaataaataatttaaattaattattgttgtactgatttataaatattattctttttcGTTTTTAGAGAACAGATAGTATAGTGTGAGTTTGTCGAAAATCCGTAAAGCATAGTACATTTTATGCGTGTCCAGGCCGACAGACTTCGTGTTGCCTCCCGTACTTATCTAACAACTGGAATCTATAGaagttgtaggggcacccccaggggatcgttcagccgctgagtgtccaatgtaacctctatttgtttgaaaatttgacaCTCACCAAGTGAATGATCCCTGGAGGTGCCCCTAcgacgtctatgaattccactgtaagctAGCGTAGTAGAAGTTGtagaccccccccccccccctccagGGGATCGTTGAGccactgagtgtcgaatttaacctctatttgtttaaaaatttgaCACTCaccgggtgaatgatcccctgggggtgcccctacaacgtctatgaattccactgtaagttaGCGTAGTCTTTTAGTTAGTtgttacattaatattatattcttatttcTTACATTGTcggaaaaatgtaaaaaataatattagccagttaaatatttaaaaatgtgagaaaagaaagaaaacaaagaCAGAGTgcttcaaaaattatttatttattcgtatatataatttatatatccaTTTTATAGTTAAAATCAACCAATTCACACAACATAAAAACTATAGTAGACTTTTCTCATACACGCCACCACACCACCAAAATATGTTCCGCGTTCAAAATTCAACCTTATGTACGTGGCAGTAGAGTGGAGTTTGCGAAAACATATCTTGGTAGACATTACACACTAGACACTagataatacaataatttaaagagTCCTGTCTATTTCGTATCTGTGTTACACAGATAAACACAAATTTCCACCTGTGTCACAAGCACagactaattttaattttatttattatcttattttaaaattaatagctgcattaattattttattaagtaatttaaaaaaaaacaataggtatttaatactttaaaatactCGAGTAGATTACACAGTTTGTGCTGTAGGAATGACGTTAAGcactaactataaaataaaaaattaaactatatttataaaatagagtaaaaaatgtatacataATGCTGTTTCATACAGACGTACATGAAAACGTAAACATTAATCAAGTGGAATTAAAACGCAAATACTATGATTGaactacaaatataaaaaaaaaaacttgaatatCTGAAAACCAAATTATACGGATATTGTGTCAAAGAGGTTTCCcgacaaagattaaaaaaatatttacaaaaagaaattcgTCCTAGCCATGCATGAGACATAGATATGACCCATATGTGGGACACGTTTTTGTCAGCATTCACTTGATAAATAAGTATGCTTAACCAGAACTCgcaatgaaaatttaaaataaactcgAAATctatcaaatatatatttaaaaaaaaaaaaaaaaattaaattttagaaatGAAACGTTTTGAAATTAGATCCAAACAATGCCCTCATtctctaaaatttattttggtgaCAATTTAAACAGGAATGAAGTAGATTACCATTAACTAAAACCCTGTTACCCGCAGAATTATTTttgaacaattaaattaattagtatcCGCCATATTTGTAGTCCGCTCTGAAGTTGCAACAAGCCGAATAGTGTAATAACTCCGCTGGGATATGTATTTACACACTCCGCAGTTAATATTCAGAAcggactagaagtttggcgcatactataatatagTGACTACGACAGATTGTAGCGTAGTTAAAAAGggtagaataattttatttacagttaTTTCGCTGGTTACAATTAAAACGAATTTTAAACTGGTAACATTAGTTATTAAAATTGCCACCAATTTACCAAAAGTAAATTTtcgttatacagggtgattcggtctttagtgcggatattttttttcgtggttctgtatcattaatagaatataaatctacaaacagttcgatacattttatgtaattattttttttaatttatgtctctaaaataacaaaataatgtacatattattactaaacaagatatattcagcttaaaagtgatctggtgacgttctttaggtatcaaacgaaaataaaataaacgcacaatagggtgaccctaaaattctgttcaaaagtaaataactttagctaacgataattttgttatttttgagttaaaaaaaaaaagaaaaaatacgtgatcattaaattttgtttatgtacaaaatataaaaatatccgcactaaaaaaattttcttcctgtatttttatttttaatcaataagGACAAGTTTTATAAAAGATCAATTAATGTTTATcggaaaatattacaaaatactgaaagtatatttttttatttcaatcataaagaaataaataaaccttaaaattattatttaactaggtACAACGAACTTGTCgattaccttttttattttaaaagcgtATTGCCAGTGTGATTAGCGATAGAAatagaaaaagtaaaactaaataaactaacaaaatactgtcaatattttatttggaataaaaaattaCGGACTATTTTCATTAAAGGGAACATAGTCCCAATATAGGGTAAGTCTAACATAAATAAGTTTCCAATAGGAAAAAAAGCCACTTTATAAATGTTTACTAACTGTCAAAGTTAAATCAATGCAATCTTTGATCGAGTTTCAGAAACGCCGATCAACTTCAAAGGTGATTAACGTTTAgaactataattatatacatacactTTGTCAGTTATTAATCGTTATGATAACCAATggttaaaatcaattaaaaaataatgtttaaaagattttttccattttagaaactgtttttcaaaaaaacacATCAACTGAATAATGAATACCAGTTTCGTGttactattgaagaaaatataatacagaaaCCATCCATACAAAAAACATAACTTAACCAAACT
This window contains:
- the LOC112051683 gene encoding uncharacterized protein LOC112051683 isoform X1, which translates into the protein MAKIRSDGPVKTAITKKNKLKAKVNKKKSKNKIKKSGVVNSSEVGTIENNDSANTCQDKTVVQNEQFGNRFPMFKDEELIKKFLAIPMTNNQKCRMRQTLKDSLKGTSDELMPDAIYSWIQTIVKEKTSLTVQELKKIRILYNMLKTAAEAKTTDKNKNKKSDVNKKRTDEMDNLIEMKEANKDEEITDTNVTDEENEGVKKHLNLPLEVGKEQVVQNSSVDQFGERFAILKNEELIKKFLATPMTNNQKGRMRQTLKDSFKGTSDELLPDVIYSRIQTIVKDTASLTDPELRKIRILYNMLKTAVETKATEVKNKKAKNKKKKHNDKSETETEVKEEITDEIENFNVIKKEENKIDEEITDTKVAVVKNEGDDKHLKIEKDRKQDKIKGPKRYVVFVGNLPLDVDKEQIMKHFNQIKDNIVDVRIPKTKEGQKSSIAYVELKNELCYELALSKHHSMFGNKRLNVLYTTQKGSKISKAEAKGKAAKLVALQKSGKLAGSIPLNRKRSQRRMKAKKARAKLEAEA
- the LOC112051683 gene encoding uncharacterized protein LOC112051683 isoform X2, which gives rise to MVVQNEQFGNRFPMFKDEELIKKFLAIPMTNNQKCRMRQTLKDSLKGTSDELMPDAIYSWIQTIVKEKTSLTVQELKKIRILYNMLKTAAEAKTTDKNKNKKSDVNKKRTDEMDNLIEMKEANKDEEITDTNVTDEENEGVKKHLNLPLEVGKEQVVQNSSVDQFGERFAILKNEELIKKFLATPMTNNQKGRMRQTLKDSFKGTSDELLPDVIYSRIQTIVKDTASLTDPELRKIRILYNMLKTAVETKATEVKNKKAKNKKKKHNDKSETETEVKEEITDEIENFNVIKKEENKIDEEITDTKVAVVKNEGDDKHLKIEKDRKQDKIKGPKRYVVFVGNLPLDVDKEQIMKHFNQIKDNIVDVRIPKTKEGQKSSIAYVELKNELCYELALSKHHSMFGNKRLNVLYTTQKGSKISKAEAKGKAAKLVALQKSGKLAGSIPLNRKRSQRRMKAKKARAKLEAEA